A single window of Bacteroidota bacterium DNA harbors:
- a CDS encoding RNA ligase (ATP), with amino-acid sequence MRTLASIQRVKDLAPIAGADAIEKATVLGWQLVVKKGEFQIGDLAVYCEIDSLLPDRPEFEFLKARGMRIRTIRLRGEISQGICFPLSVLPAGTEIAEGADVTDILEITKYEPPIPASLAGVMKGGFPSFIPKTDETRVQVLQELLDKFTGTLCYVTEKLDGSSVTYYLKDGEFGVCSRNLELLESDENSLWKVARMLKVEEKLRALGGNHALQGEIVGEGIQGNLYKLRGQTVFFFNAFDIDHYRFYDFAEFEAAMKAMELTPVPVLDRAYTLVNDIPTLVELGTGNSTLFKVEREGVVIRPLHEQRDSIGRVSFKAINPEFLLKHDH; translated from the coding sequence ATGCGTACATTAGCCTCCATTCAACGTGTCAAAGATCTTGCTCCCATTGCCGGCGCGGATGCCATTGAAAAAGCAACGGTGCTCGGTTGGCAGCTCGTCGTAAAAAAAGGCGAATTCCAAATCGGAGACCTTGCCGTTTACTGCGAGATTGACTCCCTCCTCCCCGACCGCCCTGAATTTGAATTCCTCAAGGCCCGTGGAATGCGCATTCGCACCATCCGCCTGCGCGGGGAAATTTCACAAGGCATCTGTTTCCCGCTGAGCGTTTTGCCTGCCGGAACCGAAATTGCCGAAGGTGCAGACGTCACCGACATCCTCGAGATCACCAAATATGAGCCACCGATTCCAGCCTCCCTTGCAGGGGTGATGAAAGGCGGATTTCCAAGTTTTATTCCCAAAACCGATGAAACGCGGGTACAAGTCTTGCAAGAGCTGCTCGACAAATTTACCGGCACCCTCTGTTATGTCACTGAAAAACTGGACGGTAGCTCTGTAACTTATTACTTGAAAGACGGCGAATTTGGGGTTTGCTCACGCAATCTTGAATTGCTGGAATCCGATGAAAACAGCCTCTGGAAAGTGGCCCGAATGCTGAAGGTCGAGGAAAAACTGCGCGCATTGGGCGGCAACCACGCACTCCAAGGCGAAATCGTCGGCGAAGGCATCCAAGGAAATCTCTACAAACTCCGCGGGCAAACGGTGTTTTTCTTCAATGCCTTTGACATCGATCACTACCGCTTTTATGACTTTGCCGAATTTGAAGCAGCCATGAAGGCGATGGAATTGACGCCCGTGCCCGTGCTCGACCGCGCCTACACGCTCGTGAACGATATTCCGACACTCGTAGAATTGGGAACAGGCAACAGCACCTTGTTCAAGGTGGAACGCGAAGGCGTGGTCATCCGACCATTGCACGAGCAAAGAGACAGCATCGGCCGGGTTTCTTTCAAGGCCATCAATCCGGAGTTTTTGCTGAAACACGACCATTGA
- a CDS encoding beta-lactamase family protein, with product MLNSTPFAHPQRNLPHLLRIFVGFLLTLLFGCQDKTAPVTQPFAHQAESPQDLPKVAKLTAENFEEFVAEWDSIFSKKLDSTKCPGAAMVIVQDSQVIFQKGYGLRSTRDTAKVDIHTRFRIGSLSKGFAGVIASLVAAQGKLRFDERVKDILSDFVLCDSAQTERIRVWHLLSHSTGLPRHTFTGKVEGNEDRRAILCDLETVPVIGAEGTVFAYQNFSFSLMEDILQIRTGKPYPDLVESYIFRKTGMIDATIRESEWFAAANKALPHSNDRQGNFHPMPLNSKYFSAPSAGGVAASISDMGKWLKVLLGQRPDVANNSVLDSTFFPRVETQSRAFANRWEGALASYYGAGWRIIDLGDQKIVCHGGNVNNYRSEMAFDREAGIGVCFLFNAICPGQAEGPPDFFKFYRSFMAAHAKLEANS from the coding sequence ATGCTCAATTCGACTCCATTCGCCCATCCTCAACGCAACCTACCGCATTTGCTGCGCATTTTTGTGGGATTCCTTTTGACCTTGTTGTTTGGCTGCCAAGACAAAACTGCCCCGGTCACCCAACCTTTCGCACATCAAGCAGAATCGCCGCAAGATTTGCCAAAGGTCGCAAAACTGACTGCTGAAAATTTTGAGGAATTCGTTGCCGAATGGGATTCTATTTTCTCCAAAAAGCTGGATTCGACGAAATGTCCGGGGGCGGCCATGGTGATTGTGCAAGACAGTCAGGTGATTTTCCAGAAAGGTTATGGCCTGCGCTCCACGCGCGATACCGCCAAGGTAGATATTCACACACGCTTTCGGATCGGCAGTCTGTCCAAAGGCTTTGCCGGCGTGATCGCAAGTTTGGTGGCAGCGCAAGGAAAACTCCGTTTTGACGAGCGTGTCAAGGATATTCTCTCTGATTTCGTGCTTTGCGATTCCGCGCAGACAGAGCGGATCCGGGTTTGGCACTTGCTCTCGCATTCGACTGGGCTCCCGAGGCATACCTTTACAGGAAAAGTAGAGGGAAATGAGGATCGAAGGGCGATTCTTTGCGATTTGGAAACCGTGCCTGTCATCGGTGCCGAAGGAACCGTGTTTGCCTATCAAAATTTCTCGTTTTCCTTGATGGAGGATATCCTGCAAATTCGGACAGGGAAACCCTATCCTGATCTTGTGGAGAGCTACATCTTCCGCAAAACCGGCATGATCGACGCTACGATTCGGGAATCGGAATGGTTTGCTGCCGCCAACAAGGCTTTGCCGCATAGCAACGACCGACAAGGCAACTTTCACCCAATGCCGCTCAATTCCAAGTATTTCAGCGCGCCGTCGGCGGGTGGCGTCGCCGCTTCGATCAGCGATATGGGAAAATGGTTGAAAGTCTTGTTGGGACAACGCCCCGATGTCGCCAACAATTCCGTGCTGGATTCGACGTTTTTCCCGCGTGTAGAGACACAGTCCCGCGCATTTGCCAACCGCTGGGAAGGTGCGCTTGCCTCATACTATGGAGCAGGTTGGCGCATCATCGATTTGGGTGATCAGAAAATTGTCTGTCACGGCGGCAACGTCAACAACTACCGCAGCGAAATGGCATTCGATCGGGAAGCAGGAATTGGAGTTTGTTTCCTTTTTAATGCGATTTGCCCGGGCCAAGCAGAAGGGCCACCAGATTTTTTTAAATTCTACAGGTCTTTTATGGCAGCGCATGCAAAATTGGAAGCCAATTCATGA
- a CDS encoding porin produces MKHFSLLTLALLLHLCLPAQVDSSGTKPAPKPEAPPKKWYENLALRGYAQVRYNRLLETNEDLGCEQCDKSWGKGGGFFLRRVRLIFSGQVAKRIYIYVQPDFASSASGDRLHFGQLRDAYFDVGIDADNEFRFRIGQSKVPFGFENMQSSQNRLPLDRHDAMNSAVANERDLGVFFYWAPKEKRTLFTELVNSGLKGSGDYGVIGLGAYNGQTANSLELNDQPHLIARFSYPMKVKSQIIEAGVQAYTGKYALPSSNLSPGVKYLEDRDYLDQRAAASFVLYPKPFGIQAEYNIGRGPEFNKLTDSIEVQSLKGGYVTLSYMAKIKSHTLIPFARAHTYDGGKKHERDARSYSVRELEFGVEWQPFKQFELVAMYTISKRRYEDYLLQDNLQQGNLLRLQAQVNF; encoded by the coding sequence TTGAAACACTTCAGTCTCTTGACGTTGGCGCTGTTGTTGCACCTTTGCTTGCCTGCGCAAGTTGATTCCTCGGGGACAAAACCTGCCCCAAAACCTGAGGCTCCCCCCAAAAAATGGTATGAAAACCTTGCCCTGCGAGGTTATGCACAGGTTCGGTATAACCGATTGCTCGAAACCAATGAAGATTTGGGATGCGAGCAATGCGATAAATCTTGGGGTAAAGGAGGTGGTTTTTTCCTGCGAAGGGTACGTCTGATTTTTAGCGGGCAGGTTGCTAAACGGATATATATCTATGTGCAGCCAGATTTTGCCAGCAGTGCATCGGGCGACCGCCTACATTTTGGGCAATTGCGCGATGCTTACTTTGATGTAGGCATTGACGCAGACAATGAATTCCGCTTTCGAATTGGCCAAAGCAAGGTTCCATTTGGCTTTGAGAACATGCAATCCAGTCAGAATCGTTTGCCGCTCGACCGGCACGATGCCATGAACAGCGCGGTTGCAAACGAGCGCGATTTGGGTGTTTTTTTCTACTGGGCCCCCAAAGAAAAGCGCACCTTGTTTACCGAATTGGTCAACTCCGGGCTCAAGGGAAGCGGAGATTACGGGGTGATTGGTCTCGGGGCATACAATGGCCAAACTGCAAATTCCCTCGAGCTCAACGATCAACCGCATTTGATTGCGAGGTTCAGCTACCCGATGAAAGTCAAGAGCCAAATTATCGAGGCTGGCGTTCAGGCTTATACCGGAAAGTACGCGCTCCCATCTTCGAATCTAAGTCCTGGCGTAAAGTACCTTGAGGATCGCGACTATCTCGACCAACGTGCTGCCGCCTCTTTTGTCCTATATCCAAAACCCTTTGGCATTCAAGCGGAATACAATATTGGTCGGGGCCCGGAATTCAACAAATTGACCGACTCCATCGAAGTGCAATCGCTCAAAGGTGGTTACGTCACGCTCAGTTACATGGCCAAGATTAAAAGCCATACTTTGATCCCTTTTGCTCGTGCACATACCTATGATGGCGGCAAAAAGCATGAAAGAGATGCCCGGAGTTACAGTGTAAGAGAGCTGGAATTCGGTGTCGAATGGCAGCCTTTCAAGCAATTTGAGCTTGTTGCCATGTACACGATCTCTAAACGTCGGTACGAAGATTACCTCTTGCAAGACAATCTACAGCAAGGTAATTTGCTCAGATTGCAAGCCCAAGTTAATTTTTGA
- a CDS encoding T9SS type A sorting domain-containing protein — protein MSVGILQAQHAWLPWSPASGKTIQPSQKTASHEDFPELCYQFVWHDSLVAWDSVYMETNTYSVNGDLTERIGQQYNGNGFVPQRRSEFTYISPGKQSSETSWLWNGSNWVEDYRTEMAYDGLGNNTLFLNYYWTGQNWDTAYGQRNTYSYVFTDRISMYTEEFWDSTAHVWENSGRIEYNFPTVASWDTTTYYFWNGSVWQPDERFVDVLWYDFDKELAYAARNQAYGGSGWEDVARFRCTFGAYDSPTYVWDDWNGVSWDSTTKDVTRYDAHAHEILSESFDWIGAWQQSSGFLSHYTYDNQDRTTEVINELFDGYIYRFAGRRTYPTFFTGQSDAVEFKIQTSVYPNPCAEHLTIGFETAPKGLVEISIYDLRGQLRLQTRISALQGGPINIQLPETMENGCYSYRISTQEGNACGKLNILR, from the coding sequence TTGTCTGTTGGAATCCTTCAAGCGCAGCATGCTTGGCTTCCATGGTCGCCTGCATCCGGGAAAACGATTCAGCCTTCGCAGAAAACGGCTTCCCATGAAGATTTTCCCGAATTATGCTATCAGTTTGTCTGGCATGACTCCTTAGTGGCATGGGACAGTGTGTACATGGAAACCAATACCTACTCCGTCAACGGAGACCTGACGGAACGGATCGGGCAGCAGTACAATGGAAACGGTTTTGTGCCGCAACGCCGCAGTGAGTTCACCTACATCAGCCCGGGAAAGCAAAGTTCGGAAACGTCCTGGCTCTGGAATGGTTCCAATTGGGTGGAGGATTACCGCACCGAAATGGCCTACGACGGGCTGGGAAACAATACATTATTCCTGAATTACTACTGGACGGGACAAAACTGGGACACTGCTTACGGTCAACGCAATACCTACAGCTACGTGTTCACCGATCGCATTTCCATGTACACCGAGGAATTCTGGGACAGCACTGCCCATGTTTGGGAAAATTCGGGGCGCATCGAATACAACTTCCCCACAGTGGCATCTTGGGATACGACGACCTACTACTTCTGGAATGGCTCGGTATGGCAACCCGACGAGCGTTTTGTCGACGTGCTTTGGTATGATTTCGACAAGGAACTCGCCTACGCCGCACGCAACCAAGCCTATGGCGGCAGCGGATGGGAAGATGTGGCACGTTTCCGGTGTACGTTCGGGGCCTATGACAGTCCGACCTATGTTTGGGATGATTGGAATGGTGTGAGTTGGGACAGCACCACCAAAGATGTGACGCGCTACGATGCACATGCACATGAAATCCTGAGCGAAAGCTTTGACTGGATCGGCGCCTGGCAACAAAGTTCGGGCTTCCTGAGTCATTACACCTATGACAATCAGGACCGTACCACCGAGGTGATTAATGAATTGTTTGACGGATACATCTACCGTTTCGCTGGGCGTCGCACCTATCCGACGTTTTTTACCGGCCAATCGGATGCGGTGGAATTCAAAATCCAAACTTCGGTTTACCCCAACCCCTGCGCCGAGCATTTGACCATTGGGTTTGAAACCGCGCCCAAGGGGCTGGTGGAGATTTCAATCTATGACTTGCGTGGGCAATTGCGCCTGCAGACCCGGATCAGTGCCCTGCAAGGCGGCCCGATCAATATCCAACTCCCCGAAACGATGGAAAATGGCTGCTATTCATACAGAATATCCACGCAAGAAGGCAATGCGTGCGGGAAGTTGAATATACTTCGCTGA
- a CDS encoding T9SS type A sorting domain-containing protein, protein MLRKITLSALLAALSLGIVSGQAPISSDPLEPFLWPVRQMPQSTDFDNGFGTMRPPSTAPFHAKIQPVASSKAAGVTHHLEMPGLIQFFIWNAFDSDWDTSTQYNYNYRIDGKRLDQLELAYNNGNFVQLRHQVYAYDNAGNAIENLELAWNGTSWENYKRTQLSYDTFGNTTMTGIELWNGSSWDTFQLERTLYSYAFGNHIDTLTVQKYNLMTHSWRNFRMEVSAYNADSLEIEFSMAAWNGGNWQPQERLLYSYFPNRNLQTAQHFWFDGSGWDLWLEQSYTGWHNYEKGLYYACVVGSPNLQPGEFLFYERNYFPYESFHEVGYRQLYADITTNWMYKRKNDSNGHRVLEEIYNYDSGFTLGGGIHLFYTYDNQGQTTEIKREVWTNGVFEFDRRAIYGQFFTGIEAGQQLLGITAYPNPASEVLKFNMQLLPSEPVQIQLFDLEGRLRMESLQTSQGLKDIEVPLPSVLANGTYVYRLTTESGFASGKIIVQH, encoded by the coding sequence ATGTTGCGTAAAATCACCTTATCGGCCTTGCTCGCCGCGCTGTCCTTGGGTATTGTCTCGGGCCAAGCGCCAATTTCATCGGACCCGTTGGAGCCCTTTCTTTGGCCAGTCCGGCAGATGCCCCAAAGCACGGATTTTGACAATGGTTTTGGTACAATGCGGCCACCGTCGACCGCGCCGTTTCACGCAAAAATCCAACCTGTTGCATCCAGCAAAGCCGCCGGTGTCACCCACCATTTGGAAATGCCCGGCCTCATCCAGTTTTTCATTTGGAATGCATTCGACAGTGATTGGGACACCTCGACCCAATACAACTACAATTACCGCATTGACGGCAAACGTCTAGACCAATTGGAGTTGGCGTACAACAACGGGAATTTCGTACAGTTGCGCCACCAAGTTTATGCCTATGACAATGCTGGCAATGCCATCGAGAACCTTGAATTGGCATGGAATGGAACAAGTTGGGAAAACTACAAACGCACACAGCTGAGCTATGATACCTTTGGAAATACGACTATGACTGGAATTGAGCTGTGGAATGGATCTAGCTGGGACACCTTTCAACTTGAGCGTACCCTCTATTCGTATGCATTTGGCAACCATATCGATACGCTCACGGTTCAAAAATACAATCTCATGACACATTCTTGGCGCAACTTCCGCATGGAGGTCAGCGCCTACAACGCCGACAGCCTTGAGATCGAATTTTCGATGGCAGCTTGGAATGGAGGAAATTGGCAACCCCAGGAAAGGTTGCTCTATTCCTACTTTCCGAATCGCAACCTGCAAACGGCACAGCATTTTTGGTTTGACGGGAGTGGTTGGGACCTGTGGTTGGAACAATCCTACACAGGATGGCACAACTACGAAAAAGGACTCTACTACGCTTGCGTCGTTGGTTCGCCCAACCTCCAACCCGGGGAATTTTTATTCTATGAAAGAAACTATTTCCCTTACGAAAGTTTCCATGAGGTAGGCTACAGACAGCTGTACGCAGATATCACAACCAATTGGATGTACAAAAGGAAAAACGACTCCAATGGCCATCGGGTTCTCGAAGAAATCTACAATTATGACTCCGGTTTCACGCTCGGTGGAGGGATACATCTATTCTATACCTATGATAACCAGGGCCAAACCACGGAAATCAAGAGAGAAGTATGGACCAATGGCGTTTTTGAATTTGACCGTCGGGCGATTTATGGACAATTTTTCACCGGGATTGAAGCAGGGCAGCAACTTCTGGGGATCACGGCCTATCCCAATCCGGCAAGTGAAGTTTTGAAATTCAATATGCAGCTATTGCCTTCTGAACCAGTCCAAATTCAACTGTTTGACTTGGAAGGAAGATTGCGCATGGAATCCCTACAGACTTCGCAAGGATTGAAGGACATCGAAGTTCCCCTACCTTCCGTACTTGCCAACGGAACCTACGTGTACCGACTCACAACAGAAAGCGGCTTTGCCTCCGGCAAGATCATCGTGCAACACTAA
- a CDS encoding DUF2341 domain-containing protein yields the protein MKKSIYTFFFVLLYVSAFAQPQGWSHKRVIQVTENSGTTVTNYQLKLYIDTQTEINAGRMLASGDDIRFSTDCEATTLLNHWIEGPMNDDSTVIWVKIPSLPANGTTSIFMQYGNPLATSTSAIVGCFIGPHSSTDSVASGNAGGAQLSQRGFRFAPTQDILVQSFGKREPTGTTRYVTLFNFTTQAILRQMQVSGPAAQYSYGALTSPIWLTTGTQYILELYQGTGDGYYFGTSSAIGQHLTYLDMRYCNSCTQNTFPTNTLSNYHYGYPDLWYFTKNNVSPAPTAVIGAVLPSLAAQLVDVFACKGDSLTLNSAITGNLGATTCLWTPSTGLNNPSDCNPMMVLDSTVAFSLTVSDSAGCASNDSIWIFNNSPTIAVSYDSTVICAGDTVDFEASGTDFYTWGPGGSLSATSGDSVLAFPSATTLYTAIGTDSLSGCTDTVSFTLNVSTVMAVVVLGPLNMCEGDTLTLTVSGGDAYTWSPGTSLSDTLGSTVLATPASDITYFVTAWDTVNNCSATNSIDVLVHANPVVTFELLDHFCDIDPAVQLTGGSPAGGTYSGPSVNAGMFAPGTAGVGSHVLTYTYADLNGCEGSDTATAIVDVCIGVTPGVEVSFTVHPNPSNGVFTITMGDNPEETSFRVVNLMGQVIRTGKVESGKTLLDLETQPAGLYILTVESLGLRKTFNLEILR from the coding sequence ATGAAAAAATCAATTTACACGTTTTTCTTTGTCTTACTGTATGTCTCTGCGTTTGCGCAACCGCAAGGTTGGTCGCACAAGCGGGTGATTCAGGTGACGGAAAACTCCGGCACTACGGTCACGAATTATCAGCTCAAACTCTACATTGATACACAGACGGAAATCAACGCGGGTCGCATGCTTGCAAGCGGCGATGACATCCGCTTCAGCACCGATTGCGAGGCCACGACGTTGCTCAATCATTGGATCGAAGGTCCGATGAACGATGACTCTACCGTCATTTGGGTGAAAATTCCTTCGCTGCCCGCCAACGGCACGACCTCCATTTTCATGCAGTACGGCAATCCATTGGCTACTTCCACATCGGCGATCGTCGGTTGTTTCATCGGACCGCATTCGTCGACGGATAGCGTTGCGTCAGGCAATGCCGGTGGTGCACAACTTTCCCAGCGCGGATTCCGGTTTGCACCCACGCAAGATATTCTGGTTCAGTCCTTTGGAAAGCGTGAGCCGACAGGGACAACTCGCTATGTGACCTTGTTCAATTTCACTACACAAGCCATCCTGCGTCAAATGCAGGTCTCCGGTCCAGCGGCCCAATACAGCTACGGCGCTTTGACATCACCGATTTGGCTCACAACCGGCACCCAATACATCCTGGAATTGTACCAAGGAACCGGCGATGGGTATTATTTTGGAACAAGTTCCGCGATTGGGCAGCACCTCACTTATTTGGACATGCGTTACTGCAACAGCTGCACACAAAATACCTTTCCCACCAATACGCTGAGCAACTATCACTACGGCTATCCCGACCTTTGGTATTTCACCAAAAACAACGTCTCACCTGCCCCAACGGCGGTGATAGGGGCCGTATTGCCAAGTCTCGCTGCCCAGTTGGTGGATGTTTTCGCTTGTAAAGGGGATAGCTTGACCTTAAACTCTGCGATTACAGGAAACCTCGGCGCCACCACTTGTCTTTGGACGCCTTCGACGGGACTCAACAATCCCTCGGATTGCAATCCGATGATGGTTTTGGACAGCACAGTGGCCTTTTCTTTGACGGTATCCGATTCAGCTGGTTGTGCCAGCAACGATTCGATTTGGATTTTCAACAACAGTCCTACCATCGCTGTCAGCTACGACTCGACGGTGATTTGTGCCGGTGATACGGTCGATTTCGAAGCTTCAGGAACAGATTTTTATACTTGGGGGCCGGGCGGATCATTGAGCGCCACTTCGGGTGATTCCGTCCTTGCATTCCCTTCGGCAACGACCCTGTACACGGCGATCGGAACCGATTCTCTTTCCGGTTGCACGGATACAGTTTCGTTTACTTTGAATGTCTCGACCGTCATGGCAGTGGTCGTGCTCGGCCCGTTGAACATGTGCGAAGGCGATACGCTCACGCTCACCGTATCTGGCGGCGATGCCTATACTTGGTCACCGGGAACGAGTCTGAGCGACACCCTCGGCAGCACCGTGCTTGCCACCCCTGCGAGCGACATCACCTACTTTGTGACCGCTTGGGATACCGTCAACAATTGCTCTGCCACAAATTCGATTGATGTGTTGGTACATGCCAATCCGGTCGTGACCTTCGAATTGTTGGATCATTTCTGCGACATTGATCCTGCTGTGCAGCTCACGGGCGGTTCGCCCGCAGGCGGCACGTATTCAGGCCCTTCTGTGAATGCAGGCATGTTTGCGCCTGGAACTGCAGGTGTGGGTTCGCACGTGCTTACCTACACCTATGCGGACTTGAACGGCTGTGAAGGCAGCGACACCGCAACTGCGATCGTGGATGTTTGTATCGGTGTGACGCCGGGCGTCGAAGTTTCCTTCACCGTCCATCCCAACCCCTCCAACGGTGTTTTCACGATCACGATGGGCGACAATCCGGAGGAAACCTCCTTCCGTGTGGTAAATCTGATGGGGCAGGTCATTCGTACGGGCAAGGTTGAGTCTGGCAAGACATTGCTGGATCTTGAAACACAGCCCGCCGGACTTTACATCCTCACTGTCGAATCACTCGGTTTGCGCAAAACCTTCAATCTGGAGATTCTGCGCTAA
- a CDS encoding formate--tetrahydrofolate ligase: protein MTTDPDLAIAQAATLRHINDIAAKMGISAEDLELYGKYKAKLPLHLIDEAKVKQHNLVLVTAITPTPAGEGKTTTSIGLTEGLNKIGKKAAVVLREPSLGPVFGVKGGAAGGGYSQVVPMEDINLHFTGDFSAIEKANNLLAALIDNNIQDAERSLDIDPRTVAWKRVMDMNDRALRNIVVGLGGKAGGMPREEGFNITAASEIMAILCLSKDLTDLKTKMGNIYVGDTFARKAIYARDLNANGAMAVLLKDAIKPNLVQTLEGNPAFIHGGPFANIAQGTNSVIATKMGLTMCEYAVTEAGFGADLGAEKFLDIKCGYSGLSPKAIVLVATIRALKYHGGKPLAELSQPDPEALRKGLPNLEKHIENIRMYGVPGVVSINRFSADTAEEIKIVMDRCRELGVGVALNEGWAKGGEGVQDLAREVVKAVESCTGPYRPVYDWNDPVEYKIEAICKKVYGAGSVVFGNDAKSDLRRIKRLGLEHLPVCVAKTQSSFTDDPKILGRPSGFEMTVREIEVAAGAGFIIPILGNMLRMPGLPSIPSAEKIDIDENGKISGLF from the coding sequence ATGACTACCGATCCAGACCTCGCCATCGCGCAGGCCGCTACTTTGCGCCATATCAATGATATCGCCGCCAAAATGGGCATTTCGGCGGAGGATTTGGAACTGTATGGGAAGTACAAAGCCAAGCTCCCCTTGCACCTCATCGATGAGGCCAAAGTCAAGCAACACAACCTCGTACTTGTGACCGCCATTACGCCCACACCCGCAGGCGAGGGCAAAACCACGACTTCGATCGGCCTCACCGAAGGCCTCAACAAGATTGGAAAAAAGGCAGCCGTAGTGCTCCGCGAACCATCGCTTGGCCCTGTTTTTGGCGTCAAAGGCGGTGCAGCAGGCGGCGGTTATTCGCAGGTAGTCCCGATGGAAGACATCAACTTGCATTTCACCGGTGACTTTTCTGCCATCGAAAAGGCCAACAACTTGCTTGCAGCCCTGATCGACAACAACATCCAAGATGCCGAACGCTCCTTGGACATTGACCCACGTACCGTTGCCTGGAAACGGGTCATGGACATGAACGACCGCGCTTTGCGCAACATCGTTGTCGGATTGGGCGGCAAAGCCGGGGGCATGCCCCGCGAAGAGGGCTTCAACATCACTGCCGCCTCCGAAATCATGGCGATTCTCTGTCTGAGCAAGGATTTGACCGATCTCAAGACCAAAATGGGCAATATCTACGTCGGGGATACCTTCGCCCGCAAAGCGATCTACGCCCGCGACCTCAATGCCAACGGTGCCATGGCGGTCTTGCTGAAGGATGCCATCAAACCCAATTTGGTACAAACGCTGGAAGGCAATCCTGCCTTCATTCATGGAGGGCCATTCGCCAACATCGCCCAGGGCACCAATTCGGTGATTGCCACCAAGATGGGCCTCACGATGTGCGAATATGCGGTGACCGAGGCTGGGTTTGGCGCGGATTTGGGTGCAGAGAAGTTTCTGGACATCAAATGCGGCTATTCGGGCTTGTCACCGAAGGCCATTGTGCTTGTGGCCACCATCCGGGCACTCAAATACCATGGCGGCAAGCCGCTCGCCGAGCTTTCGCAACCCGATCCGGAGGCGCTGCGCAAGGGCTTGCCGAACTTGGAAAAGCATATCGAAAACATCCGCATGTACGGCGTGCCGGGCGTGGTGAGCATCAACCGCTTCAGTGCAGATACCGCAGAGGAAATCAAGATCGTGATGGACCGCTGCCGCGAACTCGGCGTCGGCGTTGCCCTCAACGAAGGCTGGGCCAAAGGCGGCGAAGGCGTCCAAGACCTCGCCCGCGAAGTCGTCAAAGCAGTTGAAAGCTGCACCGGACCCTACCGACCCGTCTATGACTGGAACGATCCCGTCGAATACAAAATCGAGGCGATCTGCAAAAAGGTCTACGGAGCCGGATCGGTCGTTTTCGGCAACGATGCCAAGTCTGATTTGCGCAGAATCAAGCGTTTGGGCTTGGAGCATCTGCCGGTTTGCGTAGCCAAAACCCAAAGCAGTTTTACGGATGATCCCAAGATTTTGGGCCGTCCATCGGGCTTTGAAATGACCGTGCGGGAAATCGAAGTCGCCGCCGGCGCTGGCTTCATCATTCCGATCCTTGGAAATATGCTGAGAATGCCTGGTTTGCCAAGTATCCCAAGCGCCGAAAAAATCGACATCGACGAAAACGGGAAGATCTCGGGACTGTTTTGA